The Rhododendron vialii isolate Sample 1 chromosome 5a, ASM3025357v1 genome contains a region encoding:
- the LOC131327488 gene encoding uncharacterized protein LOC131327488, giving the protein MASSPLRSKSNYHIRSVSLPSRLHQVITPVDEHLRLSGLEKMYDRLGDLLQLPQTQQAFAQQRHEKWVEVVLEKYLRLLDVCATVKDVSAQTQQDLQGLHSILRRRREADDFSEYLNSREQVKKVIQKSLKDLKSIKTKHAVVALGKSREFLDLLNVVEATTIWVVESLLSFISGTKAESRLSAFSLASKLLQRKSIASKVEETKSNMFEKFDAALHSFNNHKASKSDNAVHVENVQNQLGKMESSIEDIEEGLECLFRRLIKTRVILLNILNH; this is encoded by the coding sequence ATGGCTTCATCTCCTTTGAGATCAAAATCCAACTACCACATTCGTTCTGTCAGCTTGCCTTCTAGACTTCACCAGGTCATTACACCAGTCGATGAGCATTTGAGGCTAAGTGGCCTTGAAAAAATGTATGATCGTTTGGGCGATTTGCTTCAATTGCCACAAACTCAGCAAGCCTTTGCTCAACAACGCCATGAGAAATGGGTTGAAGTGGTTCTTGAAAAGTATCTAAGGTTATTGGATGTGTGTGCTACAGTTAAAGATGTATCCGCACAAACTCAACAAGATTTGCAAGGCCTTCATTCAATCCTACGCAGAAGAAGGGAGGCGGATGACTTTTCAGAGTACTTGAATTCGAGAGAGCAGGTAAAGAAGGTGATCCAAAAGTCCCTAAAGGATTTGAAGAGTATAAAAACCAAGCATGCTGTCGTAGCTCTTGGAAAAAGCCGGGAATTTTTGGATTTGCTGAATGTGGTTGAAGCAACCACTATTTGGGTGGTCGAGTCATTGTTGTCCTTTATTTCAGGGACTAAGGCAGAGTCAAGATTGAGTGCATTTTCTTTGGCTTCCAAACTGTTGCAACGAAAGAGCATTGCATCCAAAGTTGAAGAAACAAAGAGTAACATGTTTGAGAAATTTGATGCTGCATTGCACTCATTCAACAATCATAAGGCGAGTAAATCTGATAATGCAGTACATGTCGAGAATGTGCAAAACCAGTTGGGGAAGATGGAGTCGAGCATTGAAGATATCGAAGAAGGACTCGAGTGTTTGTTCAGACGGTTAATCAAAACGAGAGTTATCCTCCTCAACATTCTCAACCACTAG
- the LOC131327490 gene encoding uncharacterized protein LOC131327490, with amino-acid sequence MPPKSRVRRGVAGNRGGHGRGRGRGVPPEDEVSQHGENPGRNPGAGAGRAAEIPPNQTQFARDLVAALTATNLFNQAPRENADNRALSAMREFSRRNPPTFDGTSSDPLVADHWLAQIRKLFNALKITEDDLRVNIVAVQLTGEANEWWESVLESRKDARRATRTVAQVNEPDVENLTWAEFETLFEEQYFPETSREQLRDQFEKLEQGGMTVSEYAQKFQSLSRFEPELVATEERKCRRFEKGLHNTVRRMVMVQRKTKYAEVVECARSIEIPKEAQRNRGVWEPRQQVVSVSSSSGSFGSQGRKRQREPSQQPSNQSNFRVPSSSGTRGALSRPPSVCYKCNQPGHVRAQCPHLQKACYGSIVQSESGSVQQPGTGYNVGQQFRGTQRQQQPHFRQTTSVQSSGGDKGASSSAPTQGSGQRGGFAQGQSTQGRVFNINSNASPSISQVPEASVRRVRICPLEGPCFQFFGERREPLEPYLCGSRERESIYSLLASLTLDEDLSTRGELPLVVREFPDVFPEELPGLPPEGEIEFVIDLLPGTAPISIPPYRFAPAELRELKTQLQELENLGFIRPSTSPWGAPALFAQKKDGSLRLCIDYRKLNRVTIKNKYPMPRIDDLFDQLRGATCFSKIDLRSGYHQLRVRREDIPKTAFRTRYGHYEFVVMPFGLTNAPATFMDLMNRIFRAYLDRFVVVFVDDILIYSPTEEKHQSHLTIVLEILREHQLYAKLSKCEFCSAND; translated from the exons ATGCCTCCGAAATCGCGTGTTAGGCGGGGTGTGGCAGGAAACCGGGGAGGTCAtggccgtggtcgtggccgtggggtgCCACCAgaggatgaggttagtcagcatggggagaacccaggtAGGAATCCGGGGGCTGGGGCCGGTAGGGCTGCAGAAATACCACCCAATCAAACTCAATTTGCTAGGGATCTtgtcgcagcacttacagctaCAAATCTGTTCAACCAAGCTCCTAGAGAAAATGCAGACAACCGAGCCTTATCAGCAATGCGAGAATTTAGCCGTAGGAATCCACCGACGTTTGATGGGACAAGTAGTGATCCTCTTGTGGCCGATCATTGGTTAGCACAAATCCGTAAACTTTTCAATGCTCTTAAGATTACCGAAGACGATTTACGAGTGAATATCGTGGCTGTTCAACTTACCGGGGAAGCcaatgagtggtgggagtctGTCCTAGAATCTAGGAAGGATGCGAGGAGAGCGACAAGGACCGTAGCTCAAGTAAATGAACCGGATGTTGAAAATTTGACGTGGGCCGAGTTTGAGACATTATTTGAGGAACAATACTTTCCAGAGACTAGTCGTGAGCAGTTGAGAGATCAGTTTGAGAAGTTGGAGCAGGGGGGTATGACCGTGTCGGAATACGCTCAAAAGTTTCAGTCTTTATCTCGATTTGagccagagttggtggcgacggagGAAAGGAAATGTAGACGTTTTGAGAAAGGGCTTCATAATACCGTGAGGAGAATGGTAATGGTGCAACGTAAGACAAAATACGCCGAGGTTGTTGAGTGTGCGAGAAGTATTGAAATACCAAAGGAAGCACAGAGGAATAGGGGAGTTTGGGAACCGAGGCAACAAGTTGTGAGTGTGAGTTCATCGTCAGGAAGCTTTGGGAGTCAAGGACGGAAGAGACAGAGGGAACCATCTCAGCAACCATCTAACCAATCCAACTTTAGGGTACCTTCTTCTTCAGGGACTCGGGGTGCTTTGTCTAGACCTCCGTCTGTGTGCTACAAGTGCAATCAACCTGGACAcgttcgtgctcagtgtccacATCTCCAGAAGGCTTGTTAT GGGTCGATAGTGCAAAGTGAGTCGGGTTCCGTGCAGCAGCCGGGAACGGGGTATAATGTTGGCCAACAGTTTAGGGGCACTCAGAGGCAGCAACAACCTCACTTCCGCCAGACTACGTCGGTTCAGAGTTCCGGGGGTGACaagggagcgagttcttccgcgCCTACTCAGGGTTCTGGTCAGAGGGGAGGTTTTGCACAAGGTCAGAGTACCCAGGGGCGTGTTTTCAACATCAACTCGAATGCTTCACCTTCTATTTCTCAGGTTCCAGAAGCATccgtt cgtcgagttcgtatttgtcctcTTGAGGGTCCTTGTTTCcaattctttggggagcgtcgggaGCCGTTGGAACCGTATCTATGTGGGTCTCGAGAGCGCGAGTCAATTTATTCCttgttggcgagtttgacgttagatgaAGATTTGTCGACACGTGGGGAGTTACCTTTAGTAGTTCGCGAATTTCccgatgtttttcctgaagagttacctggtttacctccTGAAGGAGAGATTGAATTCGTTATCGATTTACTAcccggtaccgctcctatctctATACCTCCGTATCGTTTCGCGCCAGCCGAATTGAGAGAGTTGAAGACTCAGTTGCAGGAATTGGAGAACTTAGGATTCATtcgtccgagtacgtcaccgtggggagcaccggctctttttgcgcaaaagaaggatggttcactccgcttgtgtatcgattatcgtaagctaaaccgagtcaccattaagaataagtatcccatgcctagaatcgatgatttgtttgatcaacttcggggtgcgacctgtttttccaaaattgatttgaggtccggttaccaCCAGTTGAGGGTTCGGAGAGAGGATATTCCTAAGACCGCATTCcgcactcgttatggccattacgaattcgttgttatgcctttcggattGACGAACGCTCCAGCTACATTCATGGACTTAATGAATCGTATCTTTCGTGCATACCTTGATCgttttgtggttgtattcgtCGATGATATCCTTATCTATTCGCCAACGGAGGAGAAACACCAATCGCATCTCACCATTGTTCTTGAAATCTTAAGGGAGCACCAATTGTACGCcaagcttagtaagtgtgagttttg cAGCGCCAATGACTAG
- the LOC131327491 gene encoding uncharacterized protein LOC131327491 has protein sequence MYYLIMLKIESVTTGPKKQVVNVRQGQEGQGSSGQMTNKGRPPQHPQPQSWQQTKREPWPDEYVAEHTAFTEPIYKLLNIIEELAAAGHLNQWIDVRRNPLPPPPPIIGNLVNVIQGLVSEDRAVELRSEIDRAITSLPVCNVGISGKRQWEDPSLGNPITFTSDDLKGVQLPHTDALVITVTIDRSTVQRVLIDQGSSADIMFYSTFQSLGLSPAQLRTASTPLISFTGALIWPLGLISLSVRAGSWALEIEFVVVASPSPYNVILGRT, from the exons atgtattacttaattatgttgaaaattgagagcGTGACAACTGGGCCGAAGAAACAAGTAGTGAACGTTCGCCAGGGGCAAGAAGGCCAGGGCAGTTCAGGCCAAATGACCAACAAGGGTCGACCTCCGCAGCACCCTCAGCCACAGTCATGGCAACAAACGAAGAGAGAACCATGGCCAGACGAGTACGTGGCCGAACATACGGCATTCACCGAACCTATCTACAAACTCCTAAACATCATTG AAGAGCTCGCAGCAGCTGGGCATCTAAATCAGTGGATTGACGTTCGGCGAAAtccacttcctccacctccaccGATCATCGGCAATCTCGTAAACGTTATACAAGGACTGGTTTCCGAAGACAGGGCAGTCGAGCTTCGTTCAGAAATTGACAGAGCCATCACCTCTTTACCCGTTTGCAACGTCGGCATTTCGGGAAAGCGACAATGGGAAGATCCGAGCCTCGGCAACCCTATTACTTTTACGTCTGACGACTTGAAAGGTGTGCAACTCCCTCATACGGATGCCCTCGTTATTACTGTTACTATTGATAGGTCAACCGTTCAGCGGGTGTTGAtagatcaaggaagctcggcggaCATAATGTTTTATTCAACATTTCAGAGCCTCGGATTATCTCCCGCTCAACTTCGGACAGCATCCACTCCTCTCATCAGTTTTACTGGAGCCCTGATTTGGCCACTCGgcttaatctctctctctgtgcgggCTGGATCATGGGCTCTTGAGATCGAGTTTGTGGTGGTCGCTTCTCCCAGCCCATACAACGTAATACTCGGCCGAACCTAG
- the LOC131325561 gene encoding uncharacterized protein LOC131325561, protein MISSPLRSKSTYHARSVSLPSGLHPVIPHVDEHLRLSGLENMYDHLEDLLLLPHAQQAFAQQRKEKWVEAVLEKYLRLLDVCATAKDVSSQTKQDLQGLLSILRRRRDMNDFSGYLNSRKKAKKVIRKSLKDLNCIKSNHTSVALGKSQEILDSLNEVETATVAVFESLLSYISGTEAESSLSGFSLVSRFMHRKSVASKDEETSTNVFEKFDAALHSLNHHKTSKSDNAVHVENVQNQLGKMEPSIQDIEEGLECLFRRLIKTRVILLNILNH, encoded by the coding sequence ATGATTTCCTCTCCTTTGAGATCAAAATCCACATACCACGCTCGCTCTGTCAGCTTGCCTTCTGGACTTCACCCGGTCATTCCTCATGTCGATGAGCATTTGAGGCTAAGTGGCCTTGAAAACATGTATGATCATCTGGAAGATTTGCTTCTATTGCCGCACGCTCAACAAGCCTTTGCTCAACAACGCAAAGAGAAATGGGTGGAAGCGGTGCTGGAAAAGTATCTAAGGCTCTTGGATGTGTGTGCTACTGCTAAAGACGTATCCTCACAAACAAAGCAAGATTTACAAGGCCTTCTTTCAATCCTACGCAGGAGAAGGGACATGAATGACTTTTCAGGGTACTTAAATTCGAGAAAGAAGGCAAAGAAGGTGATCCGAAAGTCTCTAAAGGATTTGAATTGTATCAAAAGCAATCACACCAGCGTAGCTCTTGGAAAAAGCCAGGAAATTCTGGATTCGCTAAATGAGGTCGAAACAGCCACTGTTGCGGTGTTTGAGTCGTTGTTGTCCTATATTTCTGGGACAGAGGCAGAATCAAGTTTGAGTGGATTTTCTTTGGTGTCCAGATTCATGCACCGAAAGAGCGTTGCATCCAAAGATGAAGAAACAAGCACAAATGTGTTTGAGAAATTTGATGCCGCATTGCACTCGCTCAACCACCATAAGACGAGCAAATCTGATAATGCAGTACACGTCGAGAATGTGCAAAACCAGTTGGGGAAGATGGAGCCAAGCATTCAAGATATTGAAGAAGGACTGGAGTGTTTGTTCAGACGGTTAATCAAAACGAGAGTTATCCTCCTCAACATTCTCAACCACTAG